A single window of Cataglyphis hispanica isolate Lineage 1 chromosome 2, ULB_Chis1_1.0, whole genome shotgun sequence DNA harbors:
- the LOC126858937 gene encoding uncharacterized protein LOC126858937, with translation MHMQNIYETPESTSQRGFLATYVEEVCEGRRNRYIERHCKLQLGERYKPCVTFLSHILKRHATCDLRQIIQKQNPCKQHLFDTQYMRHVRPEFQSEVKTDHRKKHHGPLLLLLMITIDQESVEDGSRKESLTKSNLFLDLRRIVR, from the exons ATGcacatgcaaaatatttacg AAACACCTGAATCAACTTCACAGCGAGGTTTTCTTGCCACATATGTGGAGGAAGTTTGCGAAGGAAGGAGGAATCGCTATATAGAGAGACACTGCAAGCTACAATTGGGAGAGCGCTACAAGCCATGTGTGACCTTCTTGTCGCACATCTTGAAGAGACATGCGACATGTGATCTGCGACAAATTATTCAGAAGCAAAATCCGTGTAAGCAGCATCTGTTTGATACTCAGTACATGCGACATGTGCGGCCAGAGTTTCAGTCAGAAGTCAAGACTGATCATCGGAAGAAACATCATGGACCGCTACTTCTTCTTCTTATGATAACGATTGATCAAGAATCTGTTGAAGACGGAAGCAGAAAAGAAAGTTTAACGaagtctaatttatttttggatttaAGAAGAATTGTGCGATAG
- the LOC126858920 gene encoding zinc finger protein 501-like, translating to MKSIADAFVEKVATIKTREKSSISEGKEERKSQENTRKSDFLICDACPKRFKSKNLLKRHKLTHTTEISVRCESDVKKNSAFTVAVPRNQEALSCVSCDFRCNKRSTMIAHLAEKHEGISDDKFNDKREFTCIVCGLVCARKETLRSHFVRKHTQHYGYSCEQCGKEFKIKGDLTTHTRLNHRESPVICDVCGKTCRNSHSLYTHQKHAHYKAKYECPLCHRRLVTQANLDQHVLTQHERKEKSVCEECGKTFFENYDLRKHMRIHTGDKPYSCTVCNRAFARHSSLSQHLLLHTGERIYVCDVCGKSFAQKAGLICHRKIHSGTLPPLPVIHIDHILKEFIKK from the exons AT GAAATCAATTGCGGATGCCTTCGTCGAGAAAGTGGCAACGATCAAAACTCGAGAAAAATCATCTATTTCTGAAggcaaagaagaaagaaaatctcAAGAGAACACTCGCAAAAGCGATTTTCTCATTTGTGATGCTTGTCCTAAACGCTTCAAGAGCAAGAACCTACTGAAGCGACACAAGCTCACACATACGACGGAAATCAGCGTTCGGTGTGAATCAGATGTGAAGAAGAATTCTGCGTTCACCGTCGCAGTGCCGCGGAATCAGGAAGCTCTCTCGTGCGTATCATGCGATTTTCGGTGCAACAAGAGATCCACGATGATCGCGCATCTGGCCGAGAAGCATGAGGGAATCTCGGACGACAAATTCAATGATAAACGTGAGTTCACTTGCATCGTTTGCGGTTTAGTCTGCGCTCGTAAGGAGACCCTGAGATCACATTTCGTGCGCAAGCATACGCAGCATTACGGTTATTCGTGCGAGCAATGTGGTAAGGAATTCAAGATCAAGGGCGATCTCACCACTCACACGAGGCTGAATCATCGGGAATCGCCGGTGATATGCGATGTATGCGGCAAGACGTGTCGCAATAGCCACAGTTTGTATACTCATCAGAAGCACGCGCATTATAAGGCCAAATACGAATGTCCGTTGTGTCATCGGCGACTCGTCACGCAAGCGAATCTGGATCAGCACGTGTTGACGCAACACGAGAGGAAGGAAAAGTCGGTGTGCGAGGAGTGCGGCAAGACCTTCTTCGAAAATTACGATCTGAGGAAGCATATGAGGATTCATACGGGCGATAAACCGTATAGTTGTACGGTCTGCAACAGAGCTTTCGCCAGGCACAGCAGCCTTAGTCAACATCTTCTTTTGCATACCGGCGAACGTATTTACGTGTGCGACGTGTGCGGCAAGTCATTTGCGCAGAAAGCCGGTCTCATTTGCCACAGAAAAATTCACTCAGGCACTCTGCCGCCTCTACCAGTGATACATATCGATCACATATTGAaggaatttataaagaaataa
- the LOC126858922 gene encoding gastrula zinc finger protein XlCGF7.1-like, translating into MKRKKPLTEAEERIPEGINVNLTRESSPRILIEDNRSARNKATCVECDHCCRKFLKKSNLAEHLKQHRHKCADCPKTFSLRRYLISHIERNHRQQMYECSVCKYKSNNKGTLKNHYIRLHTSNYDYACDICGKQFKIKKALNHHVKQNHSEAPPIVCDVCGHFSKNLHALKAHMKYRHYKPEFVCRICRRGMTTQENLEQHIMWHETREKVLCPTCGKRFRGRDLDSHMRVHTGVKPFPCPVCGKTFRRQTAQEQHVLIHTGKRPYICDICGQAFAQKPGLICHRKRHPGPLPPLPVVSIKSIVTEFTKEYTTKNAVIKIE; encoded by the coding sequence atgaaaagaaaaaaaccttTAACAGAAGCTGAAGAGCGAATACCAGAAGGGATAAACGTAAACTTAACGAGAGAATCTAGTCCGCGAATTTTAATCGAAGATAATCGATCGGCCAGAAATAAAGCGACGTGTGTAGAATGCGATCATTGTTGCCGCAAATTCCTGAAGAAGAGCAATCTCGCCGAGCATTTGAAACAGCACAGACACAAATGTGCCGATTGCCCGAAGACTTTCAGTCTTCGACGTTATTTGATCTCTCATATCGAAAGAAATCATCGACAACAAATGTATGAATGCAGCGTGTGCAAATACAAGAGCAATAATAAAGGCACTCTGAAAAATCACTATATCCGATTGCACACGAGCAATTACGATTATGCGTGCGATATTTGTGGCAAGCAATTCAAGATCAAGAAAGCTTTAAATCATCACGTGAAGCAAAATCATAGCGAAGCACCGCCAATCGTGTGCGATGTTTGTGGTCATTTCAGCAAGAATCTCCACGCTCTTAAAGCCCATATGAAATATAGACACTATAAGCCGGAATTTGTTTGCCGGATATGTCGACGGGGCATGACTACACAGGAGAACTTGGAGCAGCATATCATGTGGCATGAAACCAGGGAGAAAGTGCTCTGTCCGACTTGTGGTAAAAGATTCCGAGGTCGCGATCTTGACTCGCACATGAGGGTGCATACCGGAGTAAAGCCATTTCCCTGTCCTGTTTGTGGAAAAACGTTTCGACGACAAACAGCACAAGAGCAACATGTGTTGATTCACACCGGAAAGAGACCTTACATTTGTGATATTTGCGGCCAAGCGTTTGCTCAAAAGCCCGGTCTCATCTGTCACAGGAAGAGACATCCCGGTCCACTGCCTCCATTGCCTGTAGTTTCTATTAAGAGCATTGTCACAGAATTTACGAAAGAGTACACAACAAAGAACGCAgtcataaaaatagaataa